The genome window CGACCGGGCTTCTCGATACGATCGGAGCCTTGGGGAAATCGGGTCTTCTACTGCCGGGTCCGGAGCTCGGCGCGCGGATGGGGCTCGCCTTCGCGACGATGCCCAATCCCGATGGAGACGGTTTGCTGAGCAAGGTCAAGTTCGGCCCCGACGGAACGATCCGGATGAACGAGATCGTGCTGCGCTGAGCCATCGGGGGCGTCCCGCCCGGCCAGAGCCGGGCGGGGTCGTTCCGGGTACGCGTCAGCCGTCCACGCAGGCGCGGAGGTCGTCGACCGACGGTCCTTCGGGATTGCGCCCGAGATTGTAGGGCTCCGAAGCGCCACGCCATTGAGCGTAGTTGTCGAGATATTCGACCATCGACAGGTAGACGCGTCCGGCCGTCGGGCTTTCGCAGGACACCTCGACGATCACCTCGTTGGCGATCTGCTGGACTTCGGCGAGTGCCTCGTCGGTATAGCGGTCGATCTGTACGGCTTCGTCCCACTTTTCATAGGCTTCGGTCGCGCGCTTTTCGGTGAACGCCAGCGACCATAGCATGGTGGCATCGGCCGCGATCCTGACCTTCTCCTGCGTTTCGGGGCTGAGGGCGTCCCAGGCGGCCTGATTGATCATGACGCCGAAGACCGACGCGGATTGGTGCCATCCGGGCGTCGACCAATTGGTCGTGACCTGCTGGAAGCCCGCCGACCAGTCGACATTCGGCGTCGAGAATTCGCCGCCGTCGATCACACCGCGTTCCAAAGCCTGATAGACCTCGCCTCCCGCCATCGAGACCTGGCTGGCCCCGAGGCGTTCGACGATGCGGCCCTGCTCGTTTCCCGAGACCCGCAGGCGCATGCCCTGCAGATCCTCGAGCGTCGTCATCGTCTTGTTGGTGTGAAAACCGCTTTCGTTGTTGCTCACGCCGAAGGGGAGGTAGTGCATCCCGAAATTGCCGTAAGTCTCCTCATAGAGTTCGCGGCCGCCCCACTGGTTGATCCAGTTCACGTAATCGACGGCGTTGAAGAGCGCGGGCGTGGTGGCGAGCGGTGTGAAGGCCGCGTCGCGTCCGGCCCAGTAGCCCGGCCAGTCGCCGCCCGCCTGCACCGTACCCGACTGGACCGCGCCGAAGACCTCGCCCGCCGGGACGAGCGATCCGCCCTCGTAGAAGTCGATCGTCAGCTCGTCCCCCGCGAGCTTGTTGACGAGTTCCACGAAATGGCGGTCGGTCTCGATGATCTCGAGCGAGGAGGGCCAGGTCGATGTCATGGTCCACGTCGTCTGTGCGCTTGCCGCACCGGCAAAACCCGTTGCGAGCGCGCCGAGCGCTGCCACCGTGATGAATCCGGTCTTCATTGTCTTCTCCCTGTTTGTTTATTGATAGAGAACCGCAGGCAGCCACGTGACGGTGGCCGGCACCGCGGCGACGAGCAGACACATGAGGACGATGAGGCCGATGAACGGCAGCACGCCCAGGATGATGTCGGTCGTTCTGACCTCCTTCGGGGCGATCGCGCGCAGATAGAACAGCGCGTATCCGAAGGGCGGTGTCAGGAAGCTCGTCTGCAGGACGACGGCCATCAGCACGACGAACCAGAGCAGGTTCACGTTTTCCATCTCCTGGATGATCGGCAGGAAGATCGGAAAGCTTAACAGCACGATGCCGGTCCAGTCGAGGAAAGCACCGAGGATGAAGACGATCAGCAGCATGACCCCGAGCAGCATCCAGGGTTCCATGTCGAGACCGCGCATCAGATCCTGCGTCGCGCGCAGGCCACCCGTGATGTTGAATACGCCCGTGAAGGCCGTGGCCCCGACGACGATGAAGAGGATCATCGCGCTGGTCTTTCCGGTCTCCTTCAATGCGTCGTAGAACGAGGGCCAGGTGAAGCGACGCCGTGCGATGACGATCAACAGCGCGAGGATCGCACCGATCGCCGACGCTTCGGTCGCGGTGGCGATCCCCGCGAGGAGCGAGCCGAGGATGCCGAAGATGAGGAGGAGCGGAGGCATCGCCTCCTTCAGGAGCATCGCGACGAGCGCGCCGCGCGGCGGCATGTCGTCCGGTGCGACCGACGGGGCCATGTCGGGCCGGACGACGGCCACGATGAACACCCAGACCGCGTAGAGCACGCCCAGGATCAGACCGGGCACCATCGCGCCCGCGAAGAGCTCGCCCACCGAAAGCGGCGAATAGGAGGCCATCAGGATGAGCATGATCGAGGGCGGGATGAGAATGCCGAGACAGCCCGACGCGGCGATCACCCCCGTGGTCAGCGACGGCGCGTAGCCGTATTGCAGCATGGGTCTGAGCGCCATGACGCCCATGACCGTGATCGACGCGCCGATGATGCCCGTGGTGGCGGCCAGCAGGATCGAGATGAACACCACCGCAAGCGCGAGCCCGCCCCGGACGTTCGACATGAGGAGTCTCAGCGACTCGAACATCCTGTCGGTCACGCCCGAATTGCTCAGGAACTGCGCCATCAACACGAAGAGCGGGATCGCGATGAGGGTATAATTGTCGAGCACGTCGCCGTAGATGCGGTTGATGACGATGCCCAGGACCATGGTGCGATCGGCGATGACCGCCCCGAGCACGGCCGTTCCGCCCAGCACGAAGGCCAGCGGATGCCCCATCATCAGCCCGGCGAGCAGCATCGCGAACATGATCAGCGCAATGGTCTCACCGCCCATCGAGGCTCTCCCAGTAATAACGCCCGAGGACGAGTTTCAGAACCTCGGATATGCCCTGAAGCAGCAGCAGTATCGCCGCGACGCAGAGCCCGGCCTTGAGCGGATAGACCGGAATGGCGATGGCACCGTAGGTGACCTCGTTCTGCGCCCAGGAGGTGGCGGCGAAATCGTATGACCGGGTGACGAAGACCCAGGCGAACGGGAAGAAGAATATCAGGTATCCCGCGATTTCGACGATGCGCCTGACGCCGTTGCCGAATTTCTCGGTCAGCAGGTCCACGCGGACATGCGATTGATGCTTCAACGCGTAGCCGCCGAGCAGCACGAAGTAGAAGCCATAGGCCTGTTTCGCCACGTCGAAGGCCCAACGCGTCGGCGCGTTGAAGAGGTATCGCATCGTGACGTCGTAGATGATGATGGCCGCGAAGATCACGGCAAGGATCACGACGATCCGGCCCACAACCTCGTTGAGCGCGTCCAGTGCTCGGATTATCGGCACTCTTATGTCCTCCCTCGGGCGACTTTTTTTGTCGTCCGTTACGAGGGAGGCTGCCATTCTTCCCGCGACCCTGCAAGCTTTACGAGGCGTCTCGTCTTCAGCGCAGCCATTCGACGAAAATGAGGGAAAGGCGCGGCACGGCTGCGATCACCGCAAGACCCAGCAGGCTAAGGACCAGGAAGGGCAGCGCGCCGCGGGCCACCCGCTCGATCGACAGCCTGGTGACGTTGGCCGCGACGTAGAGGTTGATGCCGACCGGGGGCGTGATCAGCCCGATGGCGAGGTTCACCATGACGAGCACGCCGAACCATACCGGATCCCAGCCGAGTTCGCGCACGACCGGCATCAGGATCGGCAGGGAGATGAACATCACCGTGACCGGATCCATGAACATGCCCGAGACGAGCAGGATCACCATGATGACCGACAGGATCACCCAAGGCCTGTCACTGATCGACAGCAAGGCCTCGGAATAGGTGCCGACGAGGTCTTCGACCGTGACGACCCAGCCGAAGAGGCTGGCATAGGCCACGACCAGCATAACCACCGCCGAAGAGGCCGCTGCATCGCCCAGCGCGTCGTAGAGGTTGCGCAGCGTCAGAGTGCGGTAGGCGAAGGCCCCGACCCCGAGGGCATAGACGGTCGCGACGAGGGCGGCTTCGGTCGGCGTGAAGATCCCCGAATAGATGCCGCCGAGGATCACGAGCGGCGTCATCAATCCCCAGAAGCTTTCGCGGAAGGACCGCCAGAGCGCGCGGAGATAGCTTTCGCCGCGATAGGGGTCGGGGCTCAGTGTGTCGAGCGTCGCGCTGCGGGTCCGTCCGGCGAAGGGAAGTGCGGCGAGCATCGCGATCCCCATGAAAAGACCCGGCAGGATCGCCGCGATGAAGAGCTGCGAGATCGAGGTTTCGGCGATGACGCCATAGATGACGAGGCCGATCGACGGCGGGATCACGATCGAGAGCGCGGCCCCCGTGCAAACGAGGCCCGCGGCATAGGCGCGGGGATAGCCATCATCCTCCATCCCCTTGATCACCATCGGCCCGATCGCGGCGACCGATGCGGGTCCCGACCCGCTGACCGCCCCCCAGAAGAGGCAGACGACCGTGCCGACGAGGCCCATGCCCCCCGGCAGACGACCGACAAGGATCCGGAAGAAGCGGATCATCCGTTCCGCGATCCCGAGCGAGCCCATCAGCGTGCCCGCAAGGATGAAGAACGGAATGGCGAGAAGCGCGTATTTCGTGATGCCGGTGGCGATCAGGTCGCCCGCAAGGTCGAACCCGAACCCGATTTTCCACATGGCGAAGAGTGCCGAAAGCCCGAGTGCGAAGGCGACCGGCAGACGCAGCGCCATGAGGCCGAAGAAGACGAGCACCATCTGCGTGCCCGCAGGGATGTCAGGCAGCAGGTCAGGCATCGGGGATCTCGATCTCGGCGCGGCCCTTCAGGAAATCGCGCGCATGCTGAAGGTAGCGCAGAATGACCAGCGCAAAGCCGAAGGGGACCGCAGCCTGATAATACCAGGCCGGAACACCGAGGGCGTAGGACGCCATGCTGTTCGCATAAAGATTGGCGAGCGTCTGCCAGGAGAACCACGCCGACATCGCCAGAAGCAGAACCGACAGCGCCACCGAGAGGATAAAGACCGGACGCCAGAGACGCGGGGGAAGGGCGTCGTGAACCAGCGTCACCGCCAGATGTTCACCCCGCCGCGCGGCGAGCGCCGCCCCGAAGATGGTGAGAAGCAGAAATCCGTTCGTCAAAAGCTCTTCGGTCGCCGCGAGGGAGTAATTCGTCAGATAGCGCGCGACGACATTGGCGAAGCCCAGGAACGTCATCCCGAAAAAGATCGCCGCGCAGACGATCTTTTCCGCATCTCTGAGAAGGAAGGCCATGAAGAAAACGCCTCGATCGGGGGAGGGGGCGGGCCCCCTCGCGCCCGGGGGGTCAGTTGGAGGAATTGCCGTCCGCTTGGGCGATCGCATCCTGGAAGGCGCTCACGATTTCCGTGCCCACGCGGTCGGCCCATTCATCGAATGCGGGCTGCGTCGCTTCGCGGAAGGCCTGAAGCTCCTCGTCGCTGGGTTCGTAGACTTCCATCCCCTGCTCGCGCAGGAAGCCGATCCCTTCCTCGGTGCCCTCGCGGGTGATTTCGCGCTGATACTCCATCGCCTCGGTCGCGGCCTCCTGCATCGCCGCTTGTGTCTCGGCATCGAGACTATCCCATTTCTCGGCGGACACGCCGAGGAAGATCGGGTCGTAGGAGTAATGCCAAGCAGTCAGGTAATCCTGCATCTCGTAGACCTGCTGCGGGATGATCACGGCCCCGATCGGGTTTTCCTGTCCGTCGACGACGCCCTGCTGCAGCGCGGTCAGGGTCTCGGACCATTGCATCTGCTGCGGATTGGCACCGAGCGCGTTCATCACGTCGATATACATTGGTCCCGCGACGCGCATGTTGAGGCCCTGCAGGTCTTCCGGGCTCTGGATCGGGCGGACGCTGTTCGTGACCTCGCGGAAGCCGTTCTCGCCCCAGGCCAGCACCTTGATCCCGCTTTCCAGCAGGATTTCCGACAGCATTTCGGCGGGTGCGCCCTGCGTCGTCGCGTCGACCTCGTCGTAATTCGCATAGAGATAGGGCAGAGAGAAGACGGCCATCTCGGGGACGAGGGGCGTCACGTTGATCGCCGACGTCACCACGAGGTCGAGCGCGCCGCGGCCGACCATCTCGGCCTGGCGCATCTGATCGCCGCCCGAGAGCTGAGCATTCGGAAAGACCCGGACATCGTAGTCGCCACCGGTCTTCTCGGACAGCAATTCGCCGAAGCGTTCGGCCCCCTGATGCCACGTCGTCGTGTCGCCCACATTGTGCGACAGGCGCAGCGTCTCGGCCTGTACGCCGCCCGCAACCAGCGTCGCGGCGATCAGGCAGCCGAATTTCATGATGCTCATCGTCGTTCCCCCCTCGGAAATTCCTCGCCGACCCCTTCTCGGGGTCGCGGGATCCATCGCTGGCACATTCCGTGCGGGAGGTCCACTGCGATGGCGGAAAGATCGGGTCAGAGGGGAAGGGCCGGGGTCCGTCCTGACTTTTCCAGCATCCATTCCGCCGACCATCCACCATCGCGACGGTGGAGCATCAGATAATTGCGCTGGGCGGCATAGATGGCGCGTTGCCCTGGCAATGCACGCAGCCGGATCGGATGGCCCTTGAGCGGCGTCTCACCGAACCTCGCCAGAGTGCCGAGCCCGCGGGCATAGAGCCTGGGCGGGGCCGGATGCGTGATGCCGGAAGCCACGAGCTGATGGAGCGGGCCTGCCGGCGCGTCCATGATGGCGCGCGTCGCGAGGTGGATCTCGCCCGACAGGACGGTGACGGGCGCGTCGGGATCCTCGTGACGGTCGAGCAGCAGTCGGAGGAATCGCTGCCATTCTTCACGATGGGCAAAGCTCTGCCACTGGTCGCGCAGGTCGTCCTCGTATTTCTCCATTCGCCTCGTGATCTTCATCGCCCGCTCCACGAGGGACAGGCGCGGGCCGAGTGCGGGCACGCTCGACATGATGAAGGTATGGCCGGTGGGCAGCTCGCCCATCACACGTTCCATGTCGGCCCAGGTCCTGTCATCCATCACCCGCTCGGGCCTGCGGGTCGAGCGCAGGTCGGGCGCGACGATGGAGAAGCCCGGTGCCGTGACGCGCCACGAGAGATGCCCCTCACCCATGGCGATCTCGGGCCGCTCCGAAGGGGCGTGGCCCATCTGGAACAGCAGGAACGCCTCGCGTGCAGCTTCGAAGAGGCACCGTCCGACCTGCGAGTCGAGACTGGCCGGGCGCAGCGACCCCCAGCCGTCGCAGATGTCGTGGTCGTCCCACATCGCCAGAGTGGGGATCCGCGCCGACACCTCCGAGAAACCACCCTGTGCGGCCTGCGTCGCGTAGCGCAGGAAGAATGCCTTCCCGAGCGCCGCGCGCAGTTCCGCGATTTCGTCGTCACCCAGCTCGCGATGCGGCACGTCGGGCCAGTCCCTGGACAGCGGATGCGCCTCGGTCACCTCGTCGGCATAGATCTGGTCGCCGCCCTGGAGGAGGAGTTGGATGGGTTCGCGCGCGTTGCGTTCGGCCAGCTGCCGCCAGAGCGCGTTGCGACTGGCGACCGGACGGTCGAGATCGCCATGTTCCTGACCGTTGCAGGACACGAAGGCGATCGACATGTCGCCGCGGAAATCCGTCGCGACCTGGTAATCGCGCCCCTCGACCCGATACTGCGTCCGCGCGGCACGCGGCAGCGTGAACGCATAGCGCCAGAGCGTCGCGCCGGCCTCGGTCCGGAGCGCCTCGGCCTCGATCCTCTTGCCGTCCGCCTCGAGGATGGGTGGCGTGGCACCTTTGCGGCGCACCAGGATCGCAACGAGCCGGACATGATCTTCCGCAATCTCGCGGAGATGGAGCATCGGCAGGCTGTCGGGGGCTCGTTCGGTATTCATTCCGCGCATCTAGACCGTCCCGGGGCCCGCGCAAGGCCTGCATTGTGTCAGGGGTACTTCGGTGTACCATCGCAACTGAATTCAGCGGAGGACATCATGACGGACAAACCGATCGTCGGTTTCATCGGCGTGGGCCTGATGGGTCACGGAATGGCGAAAAACATCCTCGAAGGCGGCTATAGGCTGCAGATCAAGGGAAACCGAAACCGCGCACCGGTCGAGGATCTGGTCGGTCGCGGCGCAACCGAGGCCACTTCGGCCAAGGCCATGGCCGAGGCCTGCGACATCGTGCATATCTGCCTGTCGAATTCGCCACAGGTCGAGGAGATCATCCGAGGGTCCGACGGGATCCTCGCAAGCGGCAAGGCGGGGCTCGTGGTCGTCGACTGCACCACGTCGGATCCGAACTCGACCGACGCGTTGGCGGCTGAGCTCTCGGATGCCGGAATGACGCTCGTCGACGCGCCGCTCGGCCGCACGCCGAAGGAAGCCGAGGAGGGCACGCTTGACGCAATGGTCGGATGCGACGCCGCAACCTTCGAGGTCGTCCGGCCGGTCATCGAATGCTGGTCAGGCTCGATCACCCATATCGGCGAGACCGGGACCGCGCATCGCATGAAACTCATCATGAACTTCATCGCGATGAGCTATGGTGCGCTTTTCGCGGAGGCGTTGAGTCTGGGCGTGAAGTCCGGCATCTCGCCGCAGACGGTCCGCGACGTGATGGGCGCGAGCCGTATGTCCAACGGCTTCTTCGACACGTTCATGAGCTACGCAGTCGACCGAAATCGCGATGCCCACAAGTTCTCGATCACCAACGCGCTCAAGGATATGACCTATGTCGCGTCGATGGCGCAGGGCGCGGGCGCGATGAACCCGATCGGTGCCGCGGCGCGCAACTATTACGCCCATGTGGCGGCGATCGGCGAGGGGTCCGATTATGTGCCCATGGTGGCCGACCACGTGGCGCGCCTCAATGGCATCGACCTTGCCGATGCGGTAAAGAAGGGCGCGAAATAGCCGCGATCAGTGCGCGGTCTTGCCGAAGAGACCGACGATCGGCTTCGTGAGCGGGATGAGGATCAACCCGAGCGCGAGGCCGACCACACCGTCGAGAGCGGCGGTCACGAACCATTCGACGGCACCGGTCCAGCGCCCCACCGTTTCGGCCGCGGCGACCGCCTGATGATGAATGAAGTCGTAGGGCGCGTGCCATCCAAGCTCGTGCAGGCCGTGCACGATGATGTTGCCGCCCACCCAGATCATCGCGGCCGTGCCGACGATGACGAGGAGCTTCAGGAAGGTCGGCATGGCGCGGACGATGAAACGCCCCGTCGCGCGCGTCGCGGAAAGCCGCCCGCCCGCAGCCATCGCGAGGCCCGCATCGTCGGCCTTCACGATGATCGCGACAGCGCCGTAGACCGCGACGGTGATTAATACGCCCGCAATCGCAAGAGATCCGGCGACCTGAACGATCCCGAGTTCCGGAGGCAAGGCCGTCAGCACGATCGTCATGATTTCAGCCGACAGGATGAAGTCGGTCTTGATCGCGCCCTTCACCTTGCGTTTCTCAAGCGTGGCGTCGGCCTTCTTCTGCTCGACGAGTTCATCGCTGTGATGATCGGAAGGGTTCAGCTTGTGCCAGACCTTTTCGGCCCCTTCGAAGCAGAGATACGCCCCGCCCAACATGAGGAGCGGCGGTATCGCCCAAGGTGCAAAGGCCGAGAGCAACAGGGCCACGGGCAGCAATATCACAAGCTTGTTGAAGAGTGAGCCCTTGGCGATCTGCCAGACGATGGGCAGCTCGCGATCGGCCGAGAACCCATGGACGTATTTCGGTGTCACGGCCGCGTCGTCGATCACCGCGCCCGCAGCCTTGCCCGAAGCCTTCATCGCCTGTCCGAAGACATCGTCGACGGAGGCCGCCGCGACCTTGGCGATAGCCGCTACGTCGTCCAGTAGCGCAAGAAGCCCGCTCATGCCGCGATCCCGAAATCATGCCCGATCCCGAACCAGATAACGCGGACACGGTTTCGTGCAATGGCGGTCAGGCCGGTTTCCTCGCGAGACCCATATAGATGATCGCCGTGAGGGGCAGTTGTCCGAAGACCGGATCGCCGCGCCGGTCGATGCCCCGCGGTCCGAGACCGGTCTTCTCTTCCGGGGCAAGGCCCGCCGCGCGCAGGGCGCTTTCGAGTTCCGACGGCGTGATGAACATCTTCGGATCGTGAGTGCCTTTGGGAAGGACGCGCAGCACGTCCTCGGCCATCGTGATCGCGGCGAAGCGGGCGACGGGATTTCGGTTGATGGTGTCGTAGAAAAAGATCCCGCCGGGCTTCAGTACCCTCGCGACCTGCGACAGGACCTCTCCGAGGTCGGCGACATGTTCCAGCACGTCGACGCAGACGATCGCGTCGAACGATCCGTCCTCATGTGGCAGCTTCTCGCCCGTTCCCACCTCGTAACGGATCGAAAGCCCCGATTGTTCGGCATGGGCGCGGGCCGCCTCGATCGCCTTCTCGGCCGGATCGATACCCGTCACCTCTGCACCGCGCTGCGCCAGCGCCTCGGCCATGAAGCCGCCGGCGCAGCCGAGATCGAGGACGCGCTTGCCGTTCCAGTCGATCTTGCGATCGAACCAGGACAGCCGTCCGGGCACCATGTTCTTGAGAACGCGGATCCAGCGTATGTCGTCCGACCACCATTTCGCTGCCATGTCGTCGTAGATCGCAAGGTCGTTGCGCGCCATGAGGTCACCGTGCCGTTGTTGCCTGCCGTCGAACTAGCGCCCGATCCAGCCGTCCCAAGAAATGCGGAGAAGTTTATCGGTTAGGCTGCTCTTCACGGCTCGCTGCTACTGCCCGATCCAAAGATCCGAGGAGTGCAGGCATGGCGTCGAACAGGCCGATCATCATCAAGCGCAAGAAGGTCGTGGGCGGCGGCGGGCATCACGGTGGTGCGTGGAAGGTCGCTTATGCCGACTTCGTGACGGCCATGATGGCGTTCTTCATGCTCATGTGGTTGCTCAACGCGACGACCGACACCCAGCGCAAGGGCATCGCCGACTATTTCAGCCCGGAGATCCCGCTCATGCGCGTCTCGGGGGGTGGGGCTGGTGCGCTCGGCGGTGCCGATCCCGCATCGAACGACCAGTATCTCGGCGAAGCCGGTGGCGAGGCGCAAAATCCGACGCAGACGCTGTCCTATGCCGAAGACGCCCAGACGGTTACCGACGAACTCATGCGATATCAGGAGCTTCTGACGGCACGCGCCGGGGAGTCGACGGTGTCGGACGATCTGCTGAAACATATCGTGACGCGGGTGACCGACGAAGGTCTGATCGTCGATCTCTTTGATCTGCCCGGTGCGCGCCTTTTCGAGGTCGGCACCGCCGAACCGACTGGCCTCATGACCGATCTGCTCCTGGTGGTGCGGGACGTGTTCTCGCTTGCGACGAACGAGGTGGCGATCAACGGCCATGTCCGGTCCGAGGCGATCGTCAGGATGCTTCGCGACGAATGGGAACTTTCGGCGGCCAGGGCGCAGAAGGTGCGCGAGATGCTGACCGCCGGCGGCTTCGATGCCGGGCGGATCCGGCGGATCGGCGGCTTTGCCGACCGGGAGCACGTCCGCCCCGACCCTATGGATATCCGCAACAACCGGATCGAACTGATCCTGCTGAGATAGACTGCGAGGAGGCGAACAGGGTGGCCGTTAGCGCGGCGTTAAGCCCGAAACCGTAATCCTCCGATCAATTCACGACTCGGTCGCAAAAGAAAGGCGATATCAATGACGATTTCCTCCTCCCTGGCCGCGGGCGTCTCCGGTCTCAACGCGAATTCGCAGCGCCTTGCGAGCATCTCCGACAACATCGCCAATTCCGGGACCTATGGATACAAGCGCACCTTCACCGACTTCCACTCCATGGTGATCGACAGCACGTCCTCGTCGAAATACATCGCCGGCGGCGTGCGCACGACGACCGAACGCCTGATCGACGAGAAGGGCGCGATGCAGGGCACGGCCAACGCCACCGACATCTCGATCAAGGGGCGTGGCTTTCTGCCCGTGACCGATGCCTCTGCGGTGAAGTTCGGCGGAAACCTTCCCCTGTCGCTGATGACGACCGCATCGTTCCGACCCGATGCGGCAGGCACGCTCGTCGATGCGACCGGCAAGGTCCTGCTGGGCTCGCCCGCCAACCAGGACGGCACGATCCGTCCCTTCCCGCGCGACAGCATCGCGGGTCTCGAGCCCGTCAACATCTACCACAACCAGCTTGCCGCCAATCCGACAGGCAACATGACGATGCACGTCAACCTGCCGGCCAACGATACGCGCGTCGGTGCCGTGGCCGATCCGCAGGACATCACGCTCGAATATTTCGGCAACCTCGGTCAGACCGAAACGCTGCGCGCGACCTTCACGCCGACCCCCTCCGACGGCGTGACGCCGTCCAACGAATGGACGATGACCATCACCGACAGCGCGAGCGGCGATGCCGTGATCGGCGAGTACACGTTGGCCTTCAACAGCGGCAACCCTGGCGGCGGAACGCTCGCCTCGGTGACGCGGACCGATCCGGCGTATCCCGAGTACGAAGGCGATAGCGGAACGCTTCCCCTGACCGTCGGCGGCGGTGATATCTCGCTCAATATCGGCAAGCTCAACAATGGCAACGGCATAACCCAGCTCAACACGTCGTTCTCGCCCACGACGCTGAGCAAGGACGGATCGGCCATCGGCAACCTCGTTGGTGTGGAGATCGATGCGGGCGGGATCGTGAACGCGGTCTACGATTCGGGCTTTACCCGTTCGATCTATCAGGTGCCGGTCATCGACGTCGCGAACCCCAACGGCCTGCGCACCGGCGACGCCCAGACCTACAAGGTGACGGCCGAGAGCGGCGAGATGTTCCTCTGGGATGCCGGCGACGGCCCCGTGGGCGAGACCGCAGGCTACAGCCGCGAGACGAGCACCGTGGACGTCGCGACCGAGCTTACCAACCTGATCCAGACCCAGCGAGCCTATTCGTCGAACGCGAAGATCATCCAGACCGTCGACGAGATGCTCCAGGAAACCACCAACCTGAAGCGCTGATCCACCTTCGAAGGAGCCCCAGGGCATGAGTATTTCCGCAGCGTTCAACAACGCCCTTACGGGGCTCGGCGCGGCCAGCCGTTCGGCGCAGGTCATCTCGTCGAACATCTCGAACGCGCTCACGCCCGGCTATGCGGCCCGCGAGGCGCAGTTCGTCTCCGGCCCGACGGGTGGCGTCCGGCTCACGGGCGTCAGCCGTGCCGTCGATCCGGCACTCCTGGCCGAGAACCGCCTCGTTGGGGCCGAAGCCGGCATGGCCGGAACCCGCCGTCAGGCGGTCGAGCGGATGTCAGAGCTGCTCGGCGAACCCGGCACCGGCAATTCGCTTTCGGGACGATTGTCGCAACTCGACGCGCAGCTCATCGAGGCGGCAAGCGATCCCGCCTCGATCAATCGCCTTACGGCGGTTGCGAACACCGCGGGCGACATCTCGGATTTCCTCAACCGGGCG of Palleronia sp. LCG004 contains these proteins:
- a CDS encoding flagellar hook-basal body complex protein; this translates as MTISSSLAAGVSGLNANSQRLASISDNIANSGTYGYKRTFTDFHSMVIDSTSSSKYIAGGVRTTTERLIDEKGAMQGTANATDISIKGRGFLPVTDASAVKFGGNLPLSLMTTASFRPDAAGTLVDATGKVLLGSPANQDGTIRPFPRDSIAGLEPVNIYHNQLAANPTGNMTMHVNLPANDTRVGAVADPQDITLEYFGNLGQTETLRATFTPTPSDGVTPSNEWTMTITDSASGDAVIGEYTLAFNSGNPGGGTLASVTRTDPAYPEYEGDSGTLPLTVGGGDISLNIGKLNNGNGITQLNTSFSPTTLSKDGSAIGNLVGVEIDAGGIVNAVYDSGFTRSIYQVPVIDVANPNGLRTGDAQTYKVTAESGEMFLWDAGDGPVGETAGYSRETSTVDVATELTNLIQTQRAYSSNAKIIQTVDEMLQETTNLKR
- a CDS encoding flagellar motor protein MotB, coding for MASNRPIIIKRKKVVGGGGHHGGAWKVAYADFVTAMMAFFMLMWLLNATTDTQRKGIADYFSPEIPLMRVSGGGAGALGGADPASNDQYLGEAGGEAQNPTQTLSYAEDAQTVTDELMRYQELLTARAGESTVSDDLLKHIVTRVTDEGLIVDLFDLPGARLFEVGTAEPTGLMTDLLLVVRDVFSLATNEVAINGHVRSEAIVRMLRDEWELSAARAQKVREMLTAGGFDAGRIRRIGGFADREHVRPDPMDIRNNRIELILLR
- a CDS encoding DUF808 domain-containing protein — encoded protein: MSGLLALLDDVAAIAKVAAASVDDVFGQAMKASGKAAGAVIDDAAVTPKYVHGFSADRELPIVWQIAKGSLFNKLVILLPVALLLSAFAPWAIPPLLMLGGAYLCFEGAEKVWHKLNPSDHHSDELVEQKKADATLEKRKVKGAIKTDFILSAEIMTIVLTALPPELGIVQVAGSLAIAGVLITVAVYGAVAIIVKADDAGLAMAAGGRLSATRATGRFIVRAMPTFLKLLVIVGTAAMIWVGGNIIVHGLHELGWHAPYDFIHHQAVAAAETVGRWTGAVEWFVTAALDGVVGLALGLILIPLTKPIVGLFGKTAH
- the ubiG gene encoding bifunctional 2-polyprenyl-6-hydroxyphenol methylase/3-demethylubiquinol 3-O-methyltransferase UbiG, translating into MARNDLAIYDDMAAKWWSDDIRWIRVLKNMVPGRLSWFDRKIDWNGKRVLDLGCAGGFMAEALAQRGAEVTGIDPAEKAIEAARAHAEQSGLSIRYEVGTGEKLPHEDGSFDAIVCVDVLEHVADLGEVLSQVARVLKPGGIFFYDTINRNPVARFAAITMAEDVLRVLPKGTHDPKMFITPSELESALRAAGLAPEEKTGLGPRGIDRRGDPVFGQLPLTAIIYMGLARKPA
- a CDS encoding NAD(P)-dependent oxidoreductase; translation: MTDKPIVGFIGVGLMGHGMAKNILEGGYRLQIKGNRNRAPVEDLVGRGATEATSAKAMAEACDIVHICLSNSPQVEEIIRGSDGILASGKAGLVVVDCTTSDPNSTDALAAELSDAGMTLVDAPLGRTPKEAEEGTLDAMVGCDAATFEVVRPVIECWSGSITHIGETGTAHRMKLIMNFIAMSYGALFAEALSLGVKSGISPQTVRDVMGASRMSNGFFDTFMSYAVDRNRDAHKFSITNALKDMTYVASMAQGAGAMNPIGAAARNYYAHVAAIGEGSDYVPMVADHVARLNGIDLADAVKKGAK